A region from the Brassica napus cultivar Da-Ae chromosome C8, Da-Ae, whole genome shotgun sequence genome encodes:
- the LOC106429477 gene encoding protein HOMOLOG OF MAMMALIAN LYST-INTERACTING PROTEIN 5-like codes for RPNNNYPTDVHPPPPSSYPSNDLIPPPTGPSNSPYHQDLPPSQNYPSHEPSPISLPNFQSYPSFSDSSLPATPSSTHYQNPESYYSAPSSTSFTSSPPYSSSNGRNNIATVLEHAPSPAQKYHYDSSYQPGPDKIAEAHKAARFAVGAFSFR; via the coding sequence CGGCCTAACAATAATTATCCCACAGATGTTCATCCTCCACCACCGTCTTCTTACCCTTCCAACGATCTCATTCCTCCTCCCACGGGACCATCAAACTCCCcttaccaccaagatctgccgCCATCACAAAACTATCCATCTCATGAGCCTTCTCCAATTTCTCTCCCTAATTTCCAGTCTTACCCGAGCTTTAGTGATAGCAGCCTCCCAGCCACTCCTTCCTCTACTCACTACCAAAACCCTGAATCTTACTATTCTGCTCCTTCTTCCACAAGCTTCACGTCCTCTCCTCCTTATTCATCATCAAACGGGCGTAACAATATTGCTACGGTGCTAGAACATGCACCTAGTCCAGCTCAGAAGTACCATTACGACAGCAGCTACCAGCCAGGTCCAGATAAGATTGCAGAGGCGCACAAGGCTGCTAGATTCGCTGTTGGAGCTTTTAGCTTTCGATGA
- the LOC106429465 gene encoding 65-kDa microtubule-associated protein 2 produces the protein MAVTEAENPLLGEITCGTLLQKLQEIWDEVGESDEERDKLLLQIEEECLNVYKHKVELAAKSRAELLQTLSDANVELSNLTTALGDKSYIGIPDKTSGTIKEQLSAIAPALEQLWQQKEERVREFSDVQSQIQKICEEIAGGLSNGPHVVDESDLSLKRLDDYKSKLQELQKEKSDRLNKVLEFVSTVHDLCSVLGLDFLSTVTEVHPSLDEANGVHAKSISNETLSRLATTVLTLKEDKKQRLEKLQELAIQLTELWNLMDTPDEERELFNHVTCYISASVHEVTVAGALALDLIEQAEVEVDRLDKLKASRMKEIAFKKQSELEEIYARAHIEIKPEVVRERIMSLIDAGNTEPAELLAEMDSQIAKAKEEAFSRKEILDRVEKWMSACEEESWLEDYNRDQNRYSASRGAHLNLKRAEKARILVSKITAMVDTLVAKTRAWEEDNSMSFEYDGVPLLAMLDEYTMLRQEREEEKRRLKEQKKQQEQPHTEQDSAFGSKPSPARPVSAKKPVGTRANGGGGGGGANETPRRLSMNSNGSKSKRDSLNKLTSPSKLVAISKEEAASSPPVSCPDPVPASSP, from the exons ATGGCAGTGACAGAAGCAGAAAACCCTCTTCTTGGAGAGATCACTTGTGGCACCTTACTCCAGAAGTTGCAG GAAATATGGGATGAAGTTGGTGAGAGCGATGAGGAACGAGACAAACTACTTCTCCAGATAGAGGAAGAGTGTCTCAACGTTTACAAGCACAAGGTTGAGCTCGCCGCAAAATCTCGCGCTGAGCTTCTTCAGACCTTGTCTGATGCCAATGTTGAGCTTTCCAATCTCACTACCGCTCTTGGGGACAAAAGCTACATCGGCATT CCAGATAAGACTTCAGGAACGATCAAAGAGCAGCTTTCTGCAATAGCACCTGCGCTTGAACAACTTTGGCAACAGAAAGAGGAAAGGGTCCGGGAGTTTTCTGATGTGCAGTCACAGATTCAGAAGATCTGTGAAGAGATCGCTGGTGGTTTGAGTAATGGGCCTCATGTGGTTGACGAGTCTGACTTGTCTCTGAAGAGGCTAGATGACTACAAGAGCAAACTCCAAGAGCTCCAGAAAGAGAAG AGTGATAGGTTGAACAAGGTGCTTGAGTTTGTGAGCACAGTGCATGATCTATGCTCCGTCCTTGGTTTAGATTTCTTGAGCACTGTCACTGAAGTTCATCCGAGCTTAGATGAGGCAAATGGTGTTCATGCCAAGAGCATTAGCAATGAGACTCTTTCAAGGTTGGCTACAACTGTATTGACTCTTAAAGAGGATAAGAAGCAAAGACTTGAGAAG CTTCAAGAGCTAGCTATTCAGCTAACTGAACTATGGAATCTGATGGACACTCCTGATGAGGAAAGAGAGCTTTTTAACCATGTTACCTGTTacatttcagcttcagttcatGAAGTAACCGTCGCTGGTGCTCTCGCCCTTGATCTCATCGAGCAG GCTGAGGTGGAAGTGGATAGGCTTGATAAGCTGAAAGCTAGCAGGATGAAGGAGATTGCATTCAAGAAACAATCCGAGCTAGAGGAGATATACGCTCGTGCTCACATAGAGATAAAGCCTGAGGTTGTTCGCGAGAGGATCATGTCATTGATTGACGCTGGAAACACTGAACCTGCTGAGCTGCTAGCTGAGATGGATAGCCAGATAGCAAAGGCCAAGGAAGAAGCGTTTAGTAGGAAAGAGATATTGGACCGAGTCGAGAAATGGATGTCAGCTTGTGAGGAAGAGAGCTGGCTTGAAGACTATAACCGG GATCAGAACAGGTATAGTGCAAGCAGAGGAGCGCATTTGAATCTCAAGAGAGCTGAGAAAGCTAGGATTCTTGTCAGCAAGATTACGG CAATGGTTGACACATTGGTTGCTAAAACCCGGGCATGGGAAGAGGATAACAGTATGTCCTTTGAGTACGATGGTGTTCCTCTACTAGCCATGCTAGATGAGTACACTATGCTTAGGCAGGAAcgagaagaggagaagcggaGGCTGAAG GAGCAGAAGAAGCAGCAAGAACAGCCGCACACAGAGCAAGACTCAGCCTTTGGGTCTAAACCTAGCCCTGCGAGACCCGTGAGTGCCAAGAAACCGGTGGGAACACGAGCtaacggaggaggaggaggaggaggggctAACGAAACGCCTAGGCGCTTATCAATGAACTCAAACGGAAGCAAGTCCAAAAGAGACAGTCTCAACAAGCTGACTTCGCCTTCGAAACTAGTAGCCATCTCGAAAGAGGAAGCTGCATCATCTCCTCCAGTCTCTTGTCCTGACCCAGTTCCAGCTTCTTCACCATGA